TTAATGAAGCATTAGCGCTATCAGCGGTAAAACAGGTTCCAGGGCACGCTACCGTCAAAGGCGCGCGTCCTGAGCCTTTACGCCTGCCAGCTCGTAAGGCGGAATATCACCGCGGTTACCGGCTCTCTTCATACGCCATATTGGTCAACAGCTGCAAACTGGCTGAGTAGTAATCGCTGTCAGCAGGCAACCGATCGTTAATATAGGTTGTTTCACCCATAGTTAAATCACGCACCGCCAGCAGACCACCGTTCATGTTATAGCCCGCTGGCGTGTTGCTGAGCACATCGATCCACGCGGGTGTCGCCTGACGCGGATAGTGTTGCCAGAACGCCTGGAACGGCACCAGACGCAGGCTTTGCGCATCATACCAGGCGATATAAAGCGGCACACGAATCGCATCGTAGCTGAAGCGCGGCGGCCAGCCGGTAGCCGGGGCCATTGAACCATCGGCGTTCATCGCCACCCAATCCAGCGGCAGCCCACTGGTGCCAAAACGCATATCGCTGAGCATCGCAAAGCTGTCGTTAATCAGCGTGGTCCACACTTGTAAATGGCTGCGCTTAGCAAACGCCTGAAACGCCGGAAACAGGAAGTAAGATGGATTCAGCACCACATAGCTGGTTTTATTGAATCCCTGCGCGCCCGGCAGCATGACCGTACGGCCCGCGTAGCGAATCACATCATGAGCAATAATCGCTTTCTGAATCGCATCAGACTGCTGCTGATATGCCGGGTTCTGCCATTTTTCCGCCGCCCGTTGCAGCGCCCACGCCACCAGAATATCGCCGTCGGAAGCGTTGTTTTTATCTCCCGTGGGATTCGCTGCGGCAGGGTTATAGCGCCAGATAAACAGCCCGTTCTGCTTGTCGCGCAGCGTGGTATTGGTCCACTGCCAGAGCTTATCGAAGGTGGCGCGATCGCTATAATGTACCGCCAGCAGCATCGCATAGCCCTGACCTTCGGTGTGGCTGACGTTCTTGTTAGCCGTATCGATAATGCGACCATCCGCCTGCAAAAAGCGGCTTTTATAGGTCTCCCAGCCTTCGCTGGCCGCGGCCTGCGCGCTACAGAGCATGATCATCATTAACGCTACCCACTTATGCCGGATCCATTTCTGCATGACGTAACAACCTTATTGATAGCGAAAAGTCAGTGTTGAATCCTGTGCGGTGCTCTCGCAGATCACAGGAACGGTTGCGCTGCCACCCTGCTCACGCAGCCAGCGCCCATAAAGCCCACAGAGCACGGCGCTCAGCGCCGCCTGAAACTGCGCCTGTTCCTGAGTGCCATCGCTGCCGGGCAGGCCGAGATGCTGAATCAGCATTGCGCCTTCCTGCGGCTGCAGGTCAGCGAATCCCCAGTTAAAGCGCGCCAGCACCAGGTTAATCTGGGTTTCCAGATCCTGCACGGTGCGCGCGGCAGGCAAGGGATAACGTCCCGCCAGCTGCTCGCCAATATTGTGTAAAAAGGCCTGGCTTTCCGCTTCTCCGGCATTGTCGATCATGCCGCTAATCATCAGGTTCAGCAGATCAAACCAACCCGGTTGCGGCCGTGCGCCATAATCCTGTGCCATCATTTATCTCCGAACATATAGCGGAACCACAGATTCGCGGTACTTTCGTTGTAATCACCAAAGGTGTCATAGCCGAGCTGACCGCCGACGGTAACATCTTTCGATATTTTATAATCCGCACCGGCGTGCAGGTTATAGCCGATGCCGTTTTTACTGCCGCCGGAGTAGTACGCCTCTTTGGCAAAGCCATTGGCCACGGCATTGTCCATTGCCGACTGCAGATCGGGATTATTCGGGAACAATGCGCTGCGATCCTGGGAATAGGATTGATAGCCCACCGCGCCGCCGACGTTCATCTTCAAATCATCATAGGTACGGGAATATTCCACCGGCAGTGAAACGCTGATGTAATCCTGCGGGCTGAAGTATCCGCCCTGACCGTAGCTGTAATAGCTGAGGTTCTTCGAGAAATCCATCCAGCTGAGATTAATGCCGGTTTTCAGCTCGCGATCGCTGGCGTGGAACGGACGCAGATAGACCCCGGCGCTGCCGTTGAGGCTGTTGTTGCTGGCAACGTTCTCGCCGAGATAGCTGTACGCACCGGCGCCGAGATAATAGCCCGCATCGCCGTTATCATAGCTGAGCAACGCGCTGGCACCATTTTTGGTGACCCGCCCCCAGGATTTACCGCTGGTTTTGTCGGTGGCTCCCACGTAAGAAAGCAGGCTATCGGTCATTGAGCGCCGCTCACCGGTGAGCACCAGCGTCAGGAAGTCGGTTAGCTTCGGCGACCACTGAATGCCACCCACCAGCGTATTGAGATCCTGACCAAGCGGCGTGGAACCGAGATCAATTTTATAATTGTCGCTCTTCAGTGCCACCGCCACTTCAACGCCGGATGCCTGCTGCGATTCGGTGGTGGCCGCGGGCACGTCATTCAGCGTAGCGCTGCCGTTGGCCACTACCTGCGACTGCGTCAGGGCATTGGTGCCAAAGCGCTGCCAGGCGTTGCCCGCTGCGCTACCAGCATTCAGCGTCACTGGCGTAACGGTAAATTCGGCGCGTGAGTCGCCAAACGGCACGCTTGACCAGGTCAGCGGCGCTTTCGCTTCAGTGAGCTTGCTGAGGCCCGATTCGCCATCGCGGCCGCGCACCTGCACGCCCGCCTGCGCCCAGCTACCGGTGCGCGTTTGCAGTTCTTCCATCATGCTGTCAATTTGGTGCAGCGTGCGGCCCTGCTGCGCCACGGCGCTGTTATCCACTACTGCTTCACCTTCACCGCCGGTGGCCAGCGGTGTCTGCTGCCACGGCAATACGCTGCCGTAGCTCGACGGCGA
The sequence above is drawn from the Duffyella gerundensis genome and encodes:
- the bcsD gene encoding cellulose biosynthesis protein BcsD, with amino-acid sequence MMAQDYGARPQPGWFDLLNLMISGMIDNAGEAESQAFLHNIGEQLAGRYPLPAARTVQDLETQINLVLARFNWGFADLQPQEGAMLIQHLGLPGSDGTQEQAQFQAALSAVLCGLYGRWLREQGGSATVPVICESTAQDSTLTFRYQ
- a CDS encoding glycosyl hydrolase family 8 encodes the protein MQKWIRHKWVALMMIMLCSAQAAASEGWETYKSRFLQADGRIIDTANKNVSHTEGQGYAMLLAVHYSDRATFDKLWQWTNTTLRDKQNGLFIWRYNPAAANPTGDKNNASDGDILVAWALQRAAEKWQNPAYQQQSDAIQKAIIAHDVIRYAGRTVMLPGAQGFNKTSYVVLNPSYFLFPAFQAFAKRSHLQVWTTLINDSFAMLSDMRFGTSGLPLDWVAMNADGSMAPATGWPPRFSYDAIRVPLYIAWYDAQSLRLVPFQAFWQHYPRQATPAWIDVLSNTPAGYNMNGGLLAVRDLTMGETTYINDRLPADSDYYSASLQLLTNMAYEESR